The window AGAATTGGTCGAGCCTTTCATTTCTTACTTCTAAATCCTCATTCCAGATGAAGAAATACTGTGCTATAATGAAGAGAACAACAGCTCCCAGAAGCTCAACTGAAAGTCCATTCAAGAGGCCTATCCATGTTGAGTCCATTCCTTCAATCCAACTGGCCAAAAAAAGTGATGTTGCTAATACAAAAAGTATCGCATACACTGCGACATTGAGTCTAATCTTCGCCTTCTTATTTCTGAGTGAACTCATGCGGTATGTCTGTAATTATTAGTTTAAAGCTCTATTCTACCTAGCTGAAGTACAACGTACCAACCATGTCCATTGTGCACCCAACTCACCTTCTCTCCCTCTAAATTAATTAAGTTATTGTGATTATGGAAGTTATTTGGATAGTATAGAATAATTTTAGCTATGTTATTTACACTTTTTTTATAAAGCACTAAACAAATGAAAATGAATACATTAATCAGCAATCAAAGAAATCCGGATAATAATCTGAAGATTTTGTCTGAATCTTCAGTATCAGTGGATTTTCACCAAATATTCACCTCAAAGTCCCGAGTAATCGTAAGGCAAATGATTTAGATTAAATACCTCATGTTTTAATACTTTAATAAAAGATTACTTCTTGGTTCCGGTAAGGAAAGTTTTCGAAGGATCAGGATTTGAAACGCTTCATGATTTCTTTCCAATCGGTGAAGATGATGCCTTCATCTTCGAAGAATTGTTTCAAGTCCGGATCAGCAAACATATCCGCTTCCCAAATCCTTTGTTGCCAAGAACCGGTGATGGTTTTCAACTGTTCCGTATCTGCAGAAGGGTGGAAAATGATTTCTGTCAATCCGGGTTTCAGTGAGCGGATCAATTCTTTAAAAGCTTCCTTTTTCTCTTCATAGGTATCTGCCTTTGGTGCACTGGTAAAGAAATCCAATTTGGGCAAGGTGTAAGTAGCCATAAAATCTACCACTTCATCGGTGATGGGGTAACCTCCCTGTCTAAAAATCTCCACCACCTCAGGGTTTGAAAGGTCAATGGCATTGGCAGGAATACCGTATTCCATGGCCATTTTAAGGTAAAGGATGGCATACTTTGGGTCGCCATATAAGGTACCCATATGGGTATCGATATGATCAGGACGGTAACCCAAGGCAAGGGATTTTTCGATCTGCGCCCTAACTTCTGTGGCCACTTCTTCGGCGGAAGCATGGGCAACCACTTCTTCTACAGAGCGCCATAACATCCCTTCATCGTCAATAAGGCCTGGTACTTCCTCCGCCGGAGCAACAGAAGGCCAACGCCAGGTTTTCCATTCACTGGTCAAGGCAAGATGCAAGCCAAGGTCTATTTCGGGATGTTCTATGGCCCAGGCAATGATCTCTTCAAAATTAGGACAAGGAGGCATGGCAGCAGCAGATTGGATATCGCCGGCCATCAACATTTCTTTGGCTGCAGTATTGGCTTCAGGACTCATACCAATGTCATCTGCATGCAGCATGATGACTTTTTTTCCTTCAGGATAGCCCAGTCTTTCCGCCCAATTGGCCGGGGTTTTGGTCTCGGTTTCTTGTACTTCTGCAGAAGTACTTTTTTGACCACAGGAACTTATGATTATTAGCGATGCCAGAAAGAGGCCTGAAAATATCTTGATATGCATAACTTTTTCTTTTTACTACTCAAAAAGAGGTGTTTATGACTAGTTGGGGGAGGGGAAATGTGAAATTGTTTTAATTCATGTAAACCAAATATTCTTATTGCAATTTCACTTCTGAGAAACTCTTCTAAAATCCAAATATTGATAGACTCTAATACATTTTTTGTATTAATCCAGTAGTTAGAGTAAATAGCTCTATTATTATTTAACAAACACCTGAATTAATCATCGGAAATTTGAAATTTCAATCCATTAATCAATCAGTTTAATTTTTTTAGCTTTTTAGCATGCTTAAAATAGCTTTTTAATATCTACATTAGAAAATTTTGAAAGATTTAGCCACCCAATTAATTTACCAATTGCCATTAATTTAAAATGTTCAACATAACATTTCTCAATTAATACTATTAATTTAAGTATACTTTCTAAGTTATTATCAGAACTATATGTTTTGATCTCATCAAGTTTCTTTCCTTCAAATTCAGGAGCCTCCTTTAAGATACTAGGAATTAAACCCTTGTGACTAATACCTCTTGATTCTATAGCACCCTTACATGCAACATATTGAACATCACCAAAAATTACAGTTTCTGAATCTGAAATATGTATTAAAGTAGATCGCAGGATTAAATTAATTTGCACTGCCGAATTATTACCCATTGAAGCATTACTCGATAAAACCATTAAACTTAAATAATCAATATGCTTTTTACTAAGCATTGGTATAATTTTTAGTGATTCACTTGAAATCAATTCAATGAGTTCTGGGCAATCTCTTGATGCGACTGTACAAAGAAGTTCAGTCAAAAGCTTGATATTACTTTTCTCACCTCGCCTAGCAACATTAATTGCAATTGATTGCATTTCATACTGAAGTGAAGGATCGGTAAATTTTTCCGCATCGATAACATCTTTATGCTTTCTAAATGAATACTCTAATTCTTCTAACAGTTTTTCAACCCTTTCATCGGCGGTTTTAGAAGCAATTTCTTGAACTTTTGGAAAATTTAATTGAAATAAATCAAGAAATATTGCTCTGATATCAGTATAATTTGGACCCAATACCAAATCTCTCTGAACTTGAATCCCTGTAGAATTATTACCTATTTGTTGTTTCTGTTTTTCCAGCATAATCAATATTTAACCTATGAAGAATAATCTCCTCCTACCTGAATTCCTTTACTATTTTTTCCGATTTTTTGCTTTTGTTTTATTGCTTTCTTAAACCCATTTCGTTGTCCAAGAAACCAAAATATAAATCCAGAAAATACTCCAGAAAACATCCATTCATAATTTGTTGAGAAAAATTCTATCATAATTTCAATACTAAGTTCATCCTATTCTTAAATTTTACCCGCAACGCAAATATTAGAGCGAAGATCCATTTTATTAATTAACCACAAAACTAACAAAGTTCTCCCTACTTTAAAAGCCTCGGAGGTGTAAAATTGAAATTTTCTTTCGTTATATAGAATTTTATAATATATACTACCAAAGAAAGGGTACAAAAACATATATAAACTAATAATTCTACCCAAATACAGGTAGCACCCCATAAACAACCTTGAAATTGACCCATAAACGATCAATACAGTTCAATAATTAATCATTAAGTATATTTTATATAAGAAAATTTGCATTTTATAAAACTAAAAAGTATTTTCATTGTAGTCATTTATATATAACCCAAAAAATTATAAGATATGAGCACAATGAACTCAGTTTCGATCGACATTCCGGAAGAAGAGCTTACGGAAATTAATAATGCCATTGCTACTCTAAAAACCAAGCTCTCTCCTTACCTGATTGCCATTACTCCCTCAGAGCGGCAGGCGGTACCCAAAATGAGTGATGGCACCATTCCCTTTGTGGAAAAGGCCATGGATTATGCACGGGAAGACGCACAGTTTCTTCCTCCCTATACTGATTTGGATGAAGTCCATAAAGACTGGAATGCGGTTAAGCACTTGGTCCCTATGCTTAGGGATATCCAGCAATTAGAAAGCAACCTCAACGACACGGTGATGGTGGCTGGGTCTGAAGCCTATTTGGGTGCGCTGAGTTATTATAATTCTGTAAAATACGCCTCCAAACTGAATGTGGCCGATGCCAAAATCATCTATGAAGACCTCAAACAGCGCTTTCAAAAATCCAGAACATCCGGTGAAGCCGAAGGTTAACACCTGAAAATCCGTAGCCTATTTCTTTAATCGATTGGTTTTTAGTGGCGGCTGCGATAAAATCCCCGTTAGTCCCCATTTGGAGAAAGGGGGATTTACCTTATCTGCTTTTTCTGTGTCTATTTTAGGGAGGGAACTGCTTGACCAAATAAACCAAATTTTACCAGCATTTAAATCTTATGATCAACAAAACCTGGGAGGTTTGGGGA of the Cyclobacterium marinum DSM 745 genome contains:
- a CDS encoding polysaccharide deacetylase family protein, which codes for MHIKIFSGLFLASLIIISSCGQKSTSAEVQETETKTPANWAERLGYPEGKKVIMLHADDIGMSPEANTAAKEMLMAGDIQSAAAMPPCPNFEEIIAWAIEHPEIDLGLHLALTSEWKTWRWPSVAPAEEVPGLIDDEGMLWRSVEEVVAHASAEEVATEVRAQIEKSLALGYRPDHIDTHMGTLYGDPKYAILYLKMAMEYGIPANAIDLSNPEVVEIFRQGGYPITDEVVDFMATYTLPKLDFFTSAPKADTYEEKKEAFKELIRSLKPGLTEIIFHPSADTEQLKTITGSWQQRIWEADMFADPDLKQFFEDEGIIFTDWKEIMKRFKS
- a CDS encoding LPO_1073/Vpar_1526 family protein, yielding MLEKQKQQIGNNSTGIQVQRDLVLGPNYTDIRAIFLDLFQLNFPKVQEIASKTADERVEKLLEELEYSFRKHKDVIDAEKFTDPSLQYEMQSIAINVARRGEKSNIKLLTELLCTVASRDCPELIELISSESLKIIPMLSKKHIDYLSLMVLSSNASMGNNSAVQINLILRSTLIHISDSETVIFGDVQYVACKGAIESRGISHKGLIPSILKEAPEFEGKKLDEIKTYSSDNNLESILKLIVLIEKCYVEHFKLMAIGKLIGWLNLSKFSNVDIKKLF